Proteins encoded together in one Pelagicoccus sp. SDUM812003 window:
- a CDS encoding glycoside hydrolase family 43 protein, giving the protein MPYRNSPLPSPTSFRPLSALLKASLASLAAMGTALLAADPAGYLFATFKGEQTPLTEQIYFAVSRNGQDWKALNDGEPALVSDKGEKGLRDPYLLRSRDGETFYMVATDLSINLNPDWGRAVTEGSHNIVVFESSNLVDWSEPRLVEVAPEDAGCTWAPEAIYDEENGEYLVFWASTTGRDDFAKHRIWAARTPDFVSFGEPFIFIEKPTTVIDTTIINDGENYYRFTKDEKYKSITMETAARLSGPWSDVSGFSLSRLRGYEGPECYQLDPETGRWCLILDQYSKGTGYQPFVTSDLASGRFEPADDFTFPFHFRHGSVIPLSAEELERVEKRWGVSESAH; this is encoded by the coding sequence ATGCCCTATCGAAACTCACCGCTCCCTTCCCCCACTTCCTTTCGTCCCCTGAGCGCCTTGCTCAAGGCCTCGCTCGCATCGCTGGCCGCCATGGGCACCGCCCTGCTGGCAGCCGACCCAGCCGGCTACCTCTTCGCGACCTTCAAAGGCGAGCAAACGCCGCTCACCGAGCAAATCTACTTCGCGGTCAGCCGCAACGGCCAGGATTGGAAGGCGCTCAACGACGGCGAGCCGGCGCTGGTCAGCGACAAAGGTGAAAAAGGCCTGCGCGACCCCTATCTGCTTCGCTCCCGCGACGGCGAAACGTTCTACATGGTGGCCACCGATCTCTCGATCAACCTCAACCCCGACTGGGGCCGCGCCGTGACCGAGGGCAGCCACAATATCGTGGTTTTCGAATCAAGCAACCTGGTGGACTGGTCCGAGCCGCGCCTAGTGGAAGTCGCCCCCGAAGACGCCGGTTGCACATGGGCTCCGGAGGCGATCTACGACGAGGAGAATGGCGAATACCTGGTGTTTTGGGCCTCCACCACCGGCCGCGACGACTTCGCCAAGCACCGCATCTGGGCGGCCCGCACGCCGGACTTCGTGAGCTTTGGGGAGCCGTTCATCTTCATCGAAAAACCGACCACCGTGATCGACACCACCATCATCAACGATGGGGAAAACTACTACCGTTTCACCAAGGACGAGAAATACAAGTCCATCACCATGGAGACCGCCGCTCGCCTCTCGGGTCCCTGGAGCGACGTATCCGGCTTCTCCCTTTCGCGCCTGCGCGGCTACGAAGGTCCGGAGTGCTACCAGCTCGATCCGGAAACCGGCCGTTGGTGCCTTATTCTCGACCAGTACTCCAAGGGCACCGGCTACCAGCCGTTCGTCACCAGCGACCTGGCCTCAGGGCGGTTTGAACCCGCCGACGATTTCACGTTTCCGTTCCATTTCCGCCATGGCTCGGTGATCCCGCTCAGCGCCGAAGAACTGGAGCGCGTCGAAAAGCGCTGGGGCGTTTCTGAATCCGCCCATTAG